The following are from one region of the Hymenobacter sp. YIM 151858-1 genome:
- a CDS encoding anhydro-N-acetylmuramic acid kinase — translation MNPHLARLCQVAQQPGRRIIGLMSGTSLDGLDVALCHLVGSGPATRLTLEQFATVPYPDDVRTRIRRVFARAEVSLEELTLLNAWLGTLHGQLVLECLHSWGISPAEVDAVASHGQTVYHAPEHQHRRPEYPHNATLQLADGDHVAVRTGIITLSDFRQKHVAAGGEGAPLAVYGDYLLFSSSSEDRLLLNLGGIANFTYLPASLDAAAVFSTDVGPGNTLLDAFVRELYPEHSYDPDGRFAGAGTSNPELLRALLDHPFFAAELPKTTGPELFNPTYVRAAQQRSGTASLSPTDLLATLTEFSAEGVARATQQAFGPKPAAAVYASGGGMHNPTLMAAIRQRLPLCRFADTQHLGVAPDAKEAVLFAVLANETLAGSGVAMGSGRQRVPAVHMGKISLPG, via the coding sequence ATGAACCCGCACCTCGCCCGCCTCTGCCAAGTCGCCCAGCAACCTGGCCGCCGCATTATCGGCCTGATGTCGGGCACCTCGCTCGATGGCCTCGACGTGGCGCTGTGCCACCTCGTAGGCAGCGGACCGGCCACGCGCCTCACGTTGGAGCAGTTTGCCACCGTGCCCTACCCCGATGACGTCCGCACGCGCATCCGGCGGGTATTTGCGCGGGCCGAGGTGTCGTTGGAAGAGCTGACGCTGCTGAATGCCTGGCTAGGCACCTTGCACGGCCAGCTGGTGCTCGAATGCCTGCACAGTTGGGGCATCAGCCCTGCCGAAGTCGATGCCGTAGCCAGCCACGGCCAAACCGTGTACCACGCGCCCGAGCACCAGCACCGCCGGCCCGAGTACCCGCACAACGCCACCCTGCAGCTCGCCGACGGCGACCATGTGGCCGTGCGCACGGGCATCATTACGCTCAGCGACTTCCGGCAGAAACACGTGGCGGCCGGCGGCGAAGGGGCGCCGTTGGCCGTGTACGGCGATTATCTGCTTTTCTCCAGCTCTTCCGAAGATCGGCTGCTGCTGAACCTAGGCGGCATTGCCAACTTTACCTACCTGCCTGCCTCGCTCGATGCCGCGGCCGTATTCAGCACCGATGTCGGCCCGGGCAATACGCTGCTCGATGCATTCGTGCGCGAGCTGTACCCCGAGCACAGCTACGACCCCGATGGCCGCTTTGCCGGCGCGGGCACCTCCAACCCGGAGTTGCTCCGGGCTTTGCTCGATCATCCCTTTTTCGCGGCTGAGTTGCCCAAAACCACGGGCCCCGAGCTGTTCAACCCAACTTATGTGCGGGCTGCCCAGCAACGCAGCGGCACCGCGTCCCTCTCCCCTACCGATCTGCTGGCAACGCTTACCGAGTTCAGTGCCGAAGGCGTTGCCCGGGCCACCCAGCAAGCTTTTGGGCCCAAGCCAGCGGCGGCCGTGTACGCCAGCGGTGGGGGCATGCACAACCCCACTCTGATGGCCGCTATCAGGCAGCGGCTGCCCCTTTGCCGCTTTGCCGACACGCAGCACCTAGGCGTAGCCCCCGATGCC
- the dnaK gene encoding molecular chaperone DnaK: MTGSLQQEEIIVGIDLGTTNSLVAYIHPESRQPNAINDQGRGTIVPSVVHFPADGSAPVVGNDAKGYLETDPERTIYSVKRLLGKSYRDLGNHAGELGYKVIDDDTEGLVKIRVQDRFYSPIELSAEILKELRARAEHSLKTPVNKAVITVPAYFNDSQRQATRDAGRLAGLEVLRIVNEPTAAALAYGIGLSPEEEKTVAVYDLGGGTFDISILSLHQGIFEVLSTNGDTYLGGDDFDRVVVNHWVHRHELQGAVQQDSLLKQRLRLMAEQAKRHLSQEEVFGAALNADVNLTLTRAEFNQLIQPLVARTIDSCRQALADAKLTADKLDAVLLVGGSTRVPLVFDSVSEFFGQQANNSLNPDEVVALGAAIQADILAGNRRDILLLDVTPLTLGIETMGGLMDPIIPRNSKIPTKAGRQYTTSVDGQVNMKISVFQGERDLVRENRKLAEFDLRGIPAMPAGLPKIDVNFILNADGILKVEAIELRSGIKQSIEVKPQYGLTDDQVEQMLMDSLTHAKDDVAARMVIEARTAAEQMLYQVDRFVHNNGQHLTEAEISQTRQKADALRSVLGSGDKDAIYRAVDELEELTRPFAERVMQISIKQAMSGKKII; encoded by the coding sequence ATGACTGGCTCTCTTCAGCAGGAAGAGATTATCGTCGGCATCGATCTAGGTACTACCAATAGCCTTGTTGCGTACATCCACCCCGAGTCGCGGCAACCCAATGCCATCAACGACCAGGGCCGCGGCACCATCGTGCCGTCGGTGGTGCATTTCCCGGCCGATGGCTCGGCGCCCGTGGTAGGCAACGATGCCAAAGGCTACCTCGAAACCGACCCCGAGCGCACTATCTACTCGGTGAAGCGCCTGCTCGGCAAATCGTACCGCGACCTGGGCAACCACGCCGGCGAGCTGGGCTACAAGGTTATCGACGACGACACCGAAGGCCTGGTGAAGATTCGGGTGCAAGACCGCTTCTACTCCCCTATCGAGCTGTCGGCCGAAATCCTGAAAGAGCTGCGGGCCCGCGCCGAGCACTCGCTCAAAACGCCCGTCAACAAAGCCGTAATTACCGTACCGGCTTACTTCAACGACTCGCAGCGCCAAGCCACGCGCGATGCCGGCCGCCTCGCGGGCCTGGAGGTGCTGCGCATCGTAAACGAGCCCACGGCGGCCGCGCTGGCTTACGGCATCGGCCTCTCGCCCGAGGAGGAGAAAACCGTGGCCGTGTACGACCTAGGCGGCGGTACCTTCGACATCAGCATCCTGAGCCTGCACCAGGGCATTTTTGAGGTGCTGAGCACCAACGGCGACACCTACCTAGGCGGCGACGACTTCGACCGCGTGGTGGTAAACCACTGGGTGCACCGCCACGAGCTGCAGGGCGCCGTGCAGCAGGACTCGCTCCTGAAACAGCGCCTGCGCCTGATGGCCGAGCAAGCCAAGCGCCACCTCAGCCAGGAAGAGGTGTTTGGCGCCGCGCTGAACGCCGACGTAAACCTTACGCTCACCCGTGCCGAGTTCAACCAACTCATTCAGCCGCTCGTAGCGCGTACCATCGATTCGTGCCGCCAGGCCCTGGCCGATGCCAAGCTTACGGCCGATAAGCTCGACGCCGTGCTGCTGGTAGGCGGCTCTACGCGCGTGCCGCTGGTGTTCGACTCGGTATCGGAGTTCTTCGGTCAGCAAGCCAACAACTCGCTTAACCCCGACGAGGTGGTGGCCCTAGGTGCCGCCATTCAGGCCGACATCCTGGCCGGCAACCGCCGCGACATTCTGCTGCTCGACGTTACGCCGCTGACCCTAGGTATCGAAACCATGGGCGGGCTGATGGACCCCATCATTCCGCGCAACTCCAAGATTCCGACCAAAGCCGGCCGCCAGTACACCACCTCCGTGGATGGGCAGGTGAACATGAAGATTTCGGTGTTCCAGGGCGAGCGGGATTTGGTGCGCGAAAACCGCAAGCTGGCCGAGTTCGACCTGCGCGGCATCCCGGCCATGCCCGCCGGCCTGCCCAAAATCGACGTAAACTTCATTCTGAACGCCGACGGCATTCTGAAAGTAGAAGCCATTGAGCTGCGTTCGGGCATCAAGCAAAGCATTGAGGTAAAGCCCCAGTACGGCCTCACCGACGACCAAGTAGAGCAGATGCTGATGGACTCGCTGACCCACGCCAAAGACGACGTAGCGGCGCGGATGGTAATCGAAGCCCGCACCGCTGCCGAGCAAATGCTGTATCAGGTTGATCGGTTTGTGCACAACAACGGCCAGCACCTCACCGAAGCGGAAATCAGCCAAACGCGCCAGAAAGCCGATGCCCTACGCTCGGTGCTTGGCTCGGGGGACAAAGACGCCATTTACCGCGCCGTGGATGAGCTCGAAGAGCTTACCCGCCCCTTCGCCGAACGCGTGATGCAGATCAGCATCAAGCAGGCTATGTCGGGCAAGAAAATTATCTAG
- a CDS encoding alpha-amylase family glycosyl hydrolase has protein sequence MLKMWRAASRLGALLTVGFALLAGQPAQAQKVVLQGFWWDYWNSNYPNGWANYLAELAPRLKAMGVDAVWIPPTIKNGNQGNGYSPFDHYDLGDKYQKGFVATRMGTKDELLRMVAVLHANGIEVVQDVVLNHVDGAGSSTGAGGQDPAAWEDYTTSKYKNFRYVSYNSPATAEDAANYLARSGRWPKNWQNFNPNPGNNSTSGDLNAVYFGPDVSFYNGSYGQSSNATFNPAQSADYMRTQARNWMIWYKKQVGFDGVRLDAVKHFPAFATEDFLYNLQANAGWANGGAAMFAVGEWVGGSAQLDQWCTDVQDRAGTFDFSLRNGLYNIVSGGGNFDIGSLPGYQQGRRVVYQGGQYVHRTVPFVNNHDTFRPQVGSTGNYTGWNTGSELAPHIDPFDPRLSATYAAALALDGSPQIFFEDLFNVGSTGKRYSHRPTSTADLPTRSDLENLIWCHQNLRFKDGAYKVRWQAADHLVIERSTKAIIGINDNFSAWQNNTVSCDFAPGTVLKDYSGANGTATVTVSASQTVAINTPPCNGTAAGGRRGYSVWAPVNASTNYSRPALATTQEWELADDLGDRDTRSLGQGGQLPAGSTAWRTAGRIYVGANKTVTYTLYPANGAYSLVAGIYNSAGTLVSSRSGTGTLTGTYTPTADGWLTIRARQNATTNPAQKAFIKVTYTAPATINTATAARGTAGSTEATPALANNLEIYPNPAAADHIEVTMTTGTEQDVNLRVLDVTGRLVHQQGMKLYPGSNTTRVLPAKQLPGGLYTITVPELNLTRKLVVK, from the coding sequence ATGCTGAAAATGTGGCGCGCAGCCTCCCGCCTGGGGGCGCTGCTTACGGTTGGCTTTGCCTTGTTGGCAGGCCAGCCGGCTCAAGCTCAAAAAGTTGTCCTGCAAGGTTTCTGGTGGGATTACTGGAACTCCAACTACCCCAACGGCTGGGCTAACTACCTAGCCGAGCTGGCACCCCGCCTGAAGGCCATGGGCGTTGACGCCGTCTGGATTCCGCCCACGATTAAGAATGGCAACCAAGGCAATGGTTACTCGCCCTTCGACCATTACGACCTGGGCGACAAATACCAAAAGGGCTTTGTGGCCACGCGCATGGGCACCAAAGACGAGCTGCTGCGCATGGTGGCCGTGCTGCACGCCAACGGCATTGAGGTAGTGCAGGATGTGGTGCTTAACCACGTCGACGGCGCTGGCTCGAGCACCGGCGCCGGTGGCCAGGACCCCGCTGCCTGGGAAGACTACACCACCAGCAAGTACAAGAACTTCCGCTACGTTTCGTATAACTCGCCGGCCACGGCCGAGGATGCCGCCAACTACCTGGCCCGCTCGGGCCGCTGGCCTAAGAACTGGCAGAACTTCAACCCCAACCCCGGCAACAACTCTACCTCCGGCGACCTGAACGCCGTGTACTTCGGGCCCGACGTGAGCTTCTACAACGGCTCGTACGGGCAAAGCTCCAACGCCACCTTCAACCCGGCCCAAAGCGCCGATTACATGCGCACCCAGGCGCGGAATTGGATGATTTGGTACAAGAAGCAGGTGGGCTTTGATGGCGTACGTTTGGATGCAGTGAAGCACTTCCCGGCTTTCGCTACCGAGGATTTCCTGTACAACCTGCAAGCCAACGCTGGTTGGGCCAACGGCGGGGCCGCCATGTTTGCCGTAGGCGAATGGGTAGGCGGCTCGGCCCAGCTCGATCAGTGGTGTACTGACGTGCAAGACCGCGCCGGCACCTTCGATTTCTCGCTGCGCAACGGCCTCTACAACATCGTGAGCGGCGGCGGCAACTTCGATATCGGTTCGTTGCCGGGCTACCAGCAAGGCCGCCGCGTGGTGTATCAGGGCGGCCAGTACGTGCACCGCACGGTGCCCTTCGTGAACAACCACGACACGTTCCGGCCGCAGGTAGGCTCGACGGGCAACTACACCGGCTGGAACACCGGCTCGGAGCTGGCCCCGCACATCGATCCGTTCGACCCGCGCCTCTCAGCCACGTACGCCGCGGCTTTGGCGCTCGACGGCTCGCCGCAAATCTTCTTTGAAGACTTGTTTAACGTGGGCAGCACGGGCAAACGCTACTCGCACCGCCCCACCAGCACCGCCGACCTGCCCACCCGCTCCGACCTCGAGAACCTGATCTGGTGCCACCAGAACCTGCGCTTCAAGGACGGTGCTTACAAGGTGCGCTGGCAGGCCGCCGACCACTTGGTGATTGAGCGCAGCACCAAAGCCATCATCGGCATCAACGACAACTTCTCGGCCTGGCAAAACAACACCGTGTCGTGCGACTTTGCCCCCGGCACGGTGCTGAAAGACTACTCCGGTGCCAATGGCACGGCAACGGTTACGGTAAGCGCTTCGCAAACGGTAGCCATTAACACGCCGCCCTGTAACGGCACGGCTGCCGGTGGCCGCCGCGGCTACTCGGTATGGGCGCCCGTAAACGCCAGCACCAACTACTCGCGCCCGGCGCTGGCCACTACCCAGGAGTGGGAACTGGCCGACGACCTAGGCGACCGTGACACCCGCTCGTTGGGCCAAGGCGGCCAATTGCCCGCGGGCTCCACGGCATGGCGTACGGCCGGCCGCATTTACGTGGGCGCCAACAAAACCGTGACGTACACGCTGTACCCCGCCAACGGCGCTTACTCGCTGGTAGCGGGCATTTACAACTCGGCCGGCACGCTGGTAAGCAGCCGCTCGGGCACGGGCACCCTCACAGGCACCTACACGCCCACGGCCGATGGTTGGCTGACTATTCGGGCCCGCCAGAACGCCACCACCAACCCCGCGCAGAAGGCGTTCATCAAGGTAACGTACACGGCGCCGGCCACCATCAACACGGCTACGGCCGCCCGCGGCACCGCTGGCAGCACCGAGGCAACCCCGGCGTTGGCTAATAACCTCGAGATTTACCCCAACCCCGCTGCCGCCGACCACATCGAGGTGACGATGACCACCGGCACCGAGCAAGACGTGAACCTGCGCGTGCTCGACGTAACGGGCCGCCTGGTGCACCAGCAGGGCATGAAGCTCTACCCCGGCTCCAACACCACCCGCGTGCTGCCCGCCAAGCAGCTGCCCGGCGGCTTGTATACTATCACGGTGCCCGAGCTGAACCTCACGCGTAAGTTGGTAGTGAAGTAA
- a CDS encoding murein L,D-transpeptidase catalytic domain family protein: MEKQSVVHRLRLKVKARRAVRRALPFVASLFLATPLAAPVSSTAARTQSMSATAPVKRVLASVMFAQGTRQLYNELKLSEQGLNFDVFEKAYTGYLNLRAQGKLNDERQLLTVVDFNLPSTEKRLWVLDLEQKTVVFNTLVAHGHNSGENMATNFSNQNESNMSSLGFYVTDTEYYGKHGRSLKLDGVDLGYNDNARDRAVVMHGAEYVSEDFIRQFGRLGRSLGCPALPMDQYAQIIDAVGGGTCLFLNGNSPDYQSQYLNTDLAASEFVSTDLGESV, translated from the coding sequence ATGGAAAAGCAAAGTGTTGTTCATCGTTTGCGCCTGAAAGTGAAAGCCCGCCGTGCTGTGCGCCGGGCCTTGCCCTTCGTGGCTTCGCTGTTTCTGGCAACGCCGCTGGCCGCGCCCGTAAGCTCTACGGCAGCGCGCACGCAGAGTATGTCGGCCACTGCGCCGGTTAAGCGGGTACTCGCGTCGGTTATGTTTGCGCAGGGCACGCGGCAGCTCTACAACGAGCTTAAGCTCAGTGAGCAAGGGCTGAACTTTGATGTTTTTGAAAAAGCGTACACCGGCTACCTGAATTTGCGCGCCCAAGGCAAGCTCAACGACGAGCGGCAGTTGCTAACGGTTGTCGACTTCAACCTGCCATCCACCGAAAAGCGGTTGTGGGTGCTCGATCTGGAGCAGAAGACCGTGGTGTTTAACACGCTGGTGGCCCACGGGCACAACTCCGGCGAAAACATGGCTACCAACTTCTCGAACCAGAACGAGTCGAACATGAGCAGCCTCGGCTTCTACGTTACCGATACCGAGTACTACGGCAAGCACGGCCGTTCGCTTAAGCTCGATGGCGTTGACCTAGGCTACAACGACAACGCCCGCGACCGGGCCGTGGTAATGCACGGGGCCGAGTACGTGAGCGAAGATTTTATCCGGCAGTTTGGCCGGCTGGGCCGCAGCCTCGGCTGCCCGGCCCTGCCCATGGACCAATACGCCCAGATTATTGATGCGGTAGGCGGGGGCACTTGCTTGTTCCTGAACGGCAACTCGCCCGACTACCAATCGCAGTACCTGAATACCGACCTCGCCGCCAGCGAATTTGTATCCACCGACCTAGGGGAATCCGTATAA
- a CDS encoding Ldh family oxidoreductase produces the protein MTFEYTRLFHFAEGVFRAMGCSADDARQATETLLSADLRGVDSHGVARLSGYVRLWEAKRINATPRIGVVHETPSTAVIDGDAGLGLVVAPRAMRLAIEKAQVAGTGWVAVRNSNHFGIAGYHAMLALPHDMIGIALTNASPLVAPTYSLERLLGTNPISVAIPAGEQPPFVLDMATTTAAQGKMEILERKGLPAPAGWIQDRDGNASTNPTETRSGGALIPLGGETGSHKGYGLGATVDILSAVLSGANYGPWVPPFVAFLQPPADPVGQGIGHFFGVMRVDAFRPAAEFKAHMDNWIETFRKAKAVPNQQVLIPGDPERRTTEQRLTEGIPLLQKVVDDLTGLGEKFGVQL, from the coding sequence GTGACTTTCGAGTACACCCGCCTGTTTCACTTTGCCGAGGGCGTGTTCCGCGCCATGGGCTGCTCGGCCGACGATGCCCGCCAGGCCACCGAAACCCTCCTTTCTGCCGATTTGCGCGGCGTTGATTCGCACGGCGTGGCGCGCCTGAGCGGCTACGTGCGCCTCTGGGAAGCCAAGCGCATTAATGCCACGCCGCGCATTGGCGTAGTGCACGAAACGCCGAGCACCGCCGTGATTGATGGTGATGCTGGCTTAGGCCTGGTGGTAGCACCTAGGGCCATGCGCCTGGCCATCGAAAAGGCCCAAGTAGCCGGTACGGGCTGGGTAGCCGTGCGCAACTCCAACCACTTCGGCATTGCCGGCTACCACGCCATGCTGGCCTTGCCGCACGATATGATTGGCATTGCCCTCACCAACGCCTCGCCGCTGGTGGCGCCCACGTACTCGCTCGAGCGCCTGCTGGGCACCAACCCCATTTCTGTAGCCATTCCGGCCGGCGAGCAGCCGCCGTTTGTGCTCGATATGGCAACCACCACGGCTGCGCAAGGCAAAATGGAAATACTGGAGCGCAAAGGCCTGCCCGCCCCCGCCGGCTGGATACAAGACCGCGACGGCAACGCCTCTACCAACCCCACCGAAACCCGCTCGGGCGGCGCGCTCATCCCGCTGGGTGGCGAAACCGGCTCTCACAAAGGCTACGGCCTAGGTGCCACGGTCGATATTCTGTCGGCGGTGCTCTCGGGAGCTAACTACGGGCCGTGGGTGCCGCCGTTTGTGGCGTTTCTGCAGCCGCCCGCCGACCCGGTGGGCCAGGGCATTGGGCACTTCTTTGGGGTGATGCGCGTGGATGCGTTCCGGCCCGCCGCCGAGTTCAAAGCGCACATGGATAACTGGATCGAAACGTTCCGCAAGGCCAAGGCCGTGCCCAATCAGCAGGTGCTAATCCCCGGCGACCCGGAGCGCCGCACGACGGAGCAACGCCTGACCGAGGGCATTCCGCTGCTGCAAAAGGTAGTCGACGACCTCACCGGCTTGGGCGAAAAGTTTGGGGTGCAGCTTTAA
- a CDS encoding Ppx/GppA phosphatase family protein: protein MSHKNRLALIDMGTNTFHLLIVELPQHPAAGEPTVLLRTKVGVKLGEGGISQGEIAPAAYQRALHTLQAFQEEIELHQVTDVRATATSAVRVARNGPELVQDIFEQTGIRVEVIPGAREAELICQGIRQAVRLGAEPHLMMDIGGGSVEFIIANADTIFWKHSFEIGAQRLLDQFFRHDPMQPADVQAEHQFLRGALAPMLAAAEHFRPVSLIGASGTFDTLGDMQAARSGEDYTHQPAARAISLDSFYHSYDQLLLLTHAERLQLPGMTPLRADMIVVACVLIDFVLKNCRLPHITASAYALKEGLLYEMLHAPRA from the coding sequence GTGTCACACAAAAACCGCCTGGCCCTGATTGACATGGGCACGAACACGTTTCACTTGCTGATTGTAGAGCTGCCGCAGCACCCTGCCGCGGGCGAGCCAACCGTGCTGCTGCGCACCAAAGTGGGCGTAAAACTGGGCGAAGGCGGCATCAGCCAGGGCGAGATTGCGCCGGCGGCCTACCAACGGGCGCTGCACACGCTGCAGGCGTTTCAGGAGGAAATTGAGCTGCACCAGGTAACGGATGTGCGTGCCACCGCCACCAGCGCCGTGCGGGTAGCACGCAACGGCCCCGAGCTGGTGCAGGATATTTTCGAGCAAACCGGCATCCGGGTGGAGGTGATACCCGGCGCCCGCGAAGCCGAGCTGATTTGCCAGGGCATTCGGCAGGCCGTGCGCCTAGGTGCCGAGCCGCACCTGATGATGGACATTGGCGGCGGCTCGGTGGAGTTTATCATTGCCAACGCCGACACCATTTTCTGGAAGCACAGCTTCGAGATTGGGGCGCAGCGGCTGCTCGATCAGTTTTTCCGCCACGACCCCATGCAGCCGGCCGATGTGCAGGCCGAGCACCAGTTTTTGCGCGGCGCGCTGGCGCCTATGCTGGCCGCGGCCGAGCACTTCCGGCCGGTTAGCCTCATCGGTGCTTCGGGCACTTTCGATACCCTAGGTGATATGCAGGCGGCCCGCAGCGGGGAGGACTACACGCACCAGCCCGCCGCCCGCGCCATCTCGCTCGATAGCTTTTACCACAGCTACGACCAGCTGCTCTTGCTCACGCACGCCGAACGCCTGCAGCTACCGGGTATGACGCCCCTGCGCGCCGACATGATTGTGGTGGCCTGCGTGCTCATCGACTTTGTGCTGAAGAACTGCCGCCTGCCGCACATCACGGCCTCGGCGTATGCGCTGAAAGAAGGCCTGCTGTACGAGATGCTGCACGCTCCGCGCGCCTAA
- a CDS encoding class I SAM-dependent methyltransferase: MYSFLTTSPWPDYELIDSGNFQKLERFGRYVLSRPEPQAVWDPHLPASEWQRAHATFTREKGANAATERGSWKLKPGMAEQWVISYERPDGLKLRFRLGLSSFKHVGLFPEQDPNWQFIYEQTQKRRAAKPRVLNMFAYTGAATLAARAAGADVTHLDSVKQVNFWARDNMEASNLDGVRWLVEDAFKYVQREVKRGNKYQGLILDPPAYGRGPNGEKWQLEDQLNEMLKLCRELLDPEDHFYVINLYSIGFSALILDNLMDTIYSPFGKQREIGEIYLQDQGLRKLPLGTFCRFAT, from the coding sequence ATGTACTCATTCCTGACCACCAGTCCCTGGCCCGATTACGAGCTGATTGACAGCGGCAACTTTCAAAAGCTGGAGCGCTTTGGGCGCTACGTGCTGAGCCGCCCCGAGCCCCAGGCCGTGTGGGACCCGCACCTGCCCGCCAGCGAATGGCAGCGTGCCCACGCCACCTTTACCCGCGAGAAAGGCGCCAATGCCGCTACCGAGCGCGGCTCTTGGAAGCTAAAGCCCGGCATGGCCGAGCAATGGGTAATCAGCTACGAGCGGCCCGATGGCCTGAAGCTGCGTTTCCGCCTAGGGCTGTCGTCGTTTAAGCACGTGGGCCTGTTTCCGGAGCAAGACCCGAACTGGCAGTTCATTTACGAGCAAACGCAAAAGCGCCGCGCCGCCAAGCCGCGGGTGCTGAATATGTTTGCCTACACCGGCGCGGCTACCCTGGCCGCCCGCGCCGCCGGCGCCGATGTAACGCACCTCGACTCGGTGAAGCAGGTAAACTTTTGGGCCCGCGACAACATGGAGGCCTCTAACCTCGATGGTGTGCGGTGGCTGGTCGAAGATGCCTTTAAGTACGTGCAGCGCGAGGTGAAGCGCGGCAACAAATACCAAGGCCTGATCCTCGACCCGCCCGCCTACGGCCGTGGCCCAAACGGCGAAAAGTGGCAGCTTGAGGACCAGCTGAACGAGATGCTGAAGCTGTGCCGCGAGCTGCTCGACCCCGAAGACCACTTCTACGTCATCAACCTTTACTCCATCGGTTTTTCGGCGCTGATCCTGGACAACCTGATGGACACGATCTATTCGCCCTTTGGCAAGCAGCGCGAAATCGGCGAGATATACTTGCAGGACCAAGGCCTGCGTAAACTGCCCCTAGGTACTTTCTGCCGTTTTGCTACCTAG
- a CDS encoding DinB family protein, whose translation MPELTRIIDQLQRAFDGDAWSGPSLQATLLGVSAAKAAMHPLPQAHSIWELVLHLTTWADTVRQRIEHRHNVPPVAADWPAAPATPTEAAWQQANRELCQAHERLVAQAQTLRDADLGQVLGTARDRADGSGVSIYVLLHGTAQHYLYHAGQIALLRKLL comes from the coding sequence ATGCCTGAACTAACGCGCATCATCGACCAACTACAACGCGCCTTCGACGGCGACGCGTGGTCGGGCCCCTCGCTACAGGCCACTTTGCTAGGTGTTTCGGCTGCCAAAGCGGCCATGCATCCGTTGCCGCAAGCGCACAGCATTTGGGAGTTGGTGCTGCACCTCACCACGTGGGCCGATACGGTACGTCAGCGCATCGAACACCGCCATAATGTGCCGCCCGTAGCAGCCGATTGGCCCGCTGCGCCAGCTACACCCACCGAGGCCGCTTGGCAACAAGCAAACCGCGAACTTTGCCAAGCGCACGAGCGGTTGGTGGCCCAAGCCCAAACCCTCCGCGACGCCGACCTAGGGCAAGTGCTGGGCACGGCGCGCGACCGGGCCGATGGTTCGGGTGTTTCGATTTACGTATTGTTGCACGGCACCGCGCAGCACTACTTGTACCACGCGGGCCAAATTGCCTTGCTCCGCAAGCTTCTCTGA
- the dapF gene encoding diaminopimelate epimerase has product MRFHKYQGTGNDFVMIDDRQRIFPAADNALVRRLCDRRRGIGADGLILLRTLPNYDFEMVYYNADGYVGSMCGNGGRCTVAFAHRLGVIQDKAHFLAADGPHEASIDGNGIVRLRMIDVAGQQDTPDGVFLNTGSPHIVRFLPTSTLAEYNVYAEGRAVRFGEAFRERGGTNVNFVEAPVIEGQPWQVRTYERGVEDETYSCGTGVTAVALAAARRGAASPVPLRTIGGDLSVSFALHPDGTFTNVYLNGPAEFVFEGDIAL; this is encoded by the coding sequence ATGCGTTTTCACAAATACCAAGGCACCGGCAACGACTTCGTGATGATCGACGACCGGCAGCGCATTTTTCCGGCCGCCGACAACGCCTTGGTACGTCGCCTCTGCGACCGGCGCCGCGGCATCGGGGCCGATGGCCTCATCCTGCTGCGCACCCTGCCCAACTACGACTTCGAGATGGTGTACTACAACGCCGATGGCTACGTGGGCTCGATGTGCGGCAACGGCGGCCGGTGCACCGTGGCATTTGCGCACCGCCTGGGTGTCATCCAGGACAAAGCCCATTTCCTCGCGGCCGATGGCCCGCACGAAGCCAGCATTGATGGCAACGGCATTGTGCGCCTGCGCATGATTGATGTAGCCGGCCAGCAGGACACCCCCGATGGCGTGTTCCTGAATACCGGTTCGCCCCACATCGTACGCTTTCTGCCCACCAGCACGCTGGCCGAGTACAACGTGTACGCCGAAGGCCGCGCCGTGCGCTTCGGCGAGGCATTTCGGGAGCGAGGCGGCACCAACGTCAACTTCGTAGAGGCACCAGTGATTGAGGGCCAGCCCTGGCAAGTGCGCACCTACGAGCGCGGCGTTGAGGACGAAACGTACTCCTGCGGCACCGGCGTAACGGCTGTGGCCCTGGCGGCGGCCCGCCGCGGCGCCGCAAGCCCCGTACCGCTGCGCACCATTGGCGGCGATTTATCGGTATCCTTCGCGCTGCACCCCGATGGTACCTTTACCAACGTGTACCTCAATGGGCCGGCAGAGTTTGTATTCGAAGGAGATATTGCACTTTAA